The Coccidioides posadasii str. Silveira chromosome 2, complete sequence genomic interval TAGGAACTTGGTTCATGGACTGAGCTGCCAAAGCCTGTGCAGCTTCCCGATTCCGTGCAGCTTGTGTCATGTATTGCTTGTGCCTGCTTTTCTCTAGAAGCACCCGGAGTGCATCATCGCTGAGTTTTTCAACATGGGCCCCAAGCTTTTGGCGCGCCATGTGAATATCGTTGGCGGTGATAGGTCGCATAACCGGCATGCCATGAGGCACTTGGGGTTGGCCGGGAAGCTGTTGATGCATATGCTGAGGGCCGAAGTGAGGCTGCCTCAAACCGCTTTGGTCCATGCCGACTGGTGGAGCAGCGGTTGGTTGTCCCATGGCACGGTTGGCAGCCTCTCTCCGGGCGCTAAGCATCTGGCCGAAATGGAGCTTTTGAAGCATTGCGAGCCTATCCACGCTGATCTCGCCGAGCGCTTGAGGATTTTTACTCGCCCACATTTTCAGCTGGCCCCAAGTTTTCAGATTTTTCGGCAACGCTTGTGCTACGGCTGGATTAGAGTTAAATATggcaaaaggaaaagggacTTTATCCATTTCTCGAAGCTGGTCCTCGTTCATGGTGAAGGTACTACTGCGTTGCTGAAGGTACTCAAGACGAGGATCCGGTGGTTGCGGGTAACCTAGAAACGGCTGATTCGGCTTTTGCATGGGGAACTGCTGGCCTTGCAATCCGGGCTGCGGCTGCATCCCGCCCATGTTCATGAGGGGATAATGCATTCCCATGGATGCTCGCATATTGGGGTCATTTACCATGTTCGATGACGGTACCTGGGCCATCTGCGCGGAATCCGGAATTGGGGGTTGAACAGGAACACCGTGATTCTGTCGAAGCATCGCCGGATTGTTTGCCATCGCGCGACGATAGTTTTGAAGCACTCCGTTCACTTGTTCGGGCGGTAGTTGAGCCAAGTGGTTTTGCACGTTCTGCGGAAGCCCAGGAGGAATCGGTGGGCGCGGAGTTTGCATGGGATTCTGGTTGTTCTGGCCCATACCTCCCGGTCGTGCGTACGGTCGACCTTGTGGGCCCATTCCTCCCTGAGGAACTTGAACGGGCGCTCCTGGTCGGTTCATCATCGAGACGGCTGGGTTTTGCTGCGGCATCGACTGTGGAATCTGAGGATTTGCCTGGGATGATATTGCTCTCTGTGCTTTCGCTGCAGCCTGCGCACGGGCTTGGGCGTCGGACTGAGCTTGGAAATGAGCAGCATGTTGGAGCTTGTCTTGTTGAGCGTTTTGTAAATTCTGGCGGTGCTGCTGAGCCATCATGGCCGCATTCATGTTGGTTCTGTTAACATTCGGGTGAGGGCCCTGAAATGCTCCCTGTTGGGAGCCGAATGGCGGATGGCTCATCATCTGTGGATTATGCGCAGACATGGCCGGCTGTCCACTCTCTTGCGAGCGAAGGGCGTCCACTTGTTGAGGCTGAACATGGTCCACGTTTCCAGAGAACGACGGATCTAGGCCGGCCATCGGCATAGCGGGGCTACCTTGGAACGACATGCTAGGCTGGCTCAGCTGCCTTTGATGCGTAGTCATCATACGCTCACCACCTGCAGTGTTTGCGGCATCGAGGTTCATGGTTTGAGGGTTAGCCATACCCATGGCCTGCCTATGTTTTCTCAAGGTTTTCAGAGCCTGGCAGCGAAAAAAGTACTGCATCGGCGTGAGACCTTTGCGGTTCAAGAACTGTCGCTGGTCTGCAGTCATGTTTTGCAGGTTCATTTTGATCTTCTCCATGTCGGCGGGTGATGTCTTCTGGGCCAGCTGGTCGGCAAAATGGCAAACATATTGAGATTCCTTTTGGCTTAGCGAGGAGATATCGTCGCGTAATTGCATGGAGACAGGGCGGGCTTGTGGATTCTGAAGGAAGGCTTGTTGGGGCAACGGTTGCTGGTTCGGCGGTGCACTAAGTGCCTGCTGTTGTTGCATCGGCATGGGGGTACCCTGGGTGGGACGCGGCATTGCGTTTGGAAACATGTGTTGCATCTGATTCTGGGTCGCTTGAGTGTTGATGGGCAAGCCGACTTGAGGGTTGGACTGGGACATGATAGCCTGTTGCCTCTTATCACGAAGTTGCAAGAGTTTCTCGTTGCATTCTCTTTCGTAATccggctttttttttttccaagaACGAGTTAGCACTTGATCCCAAAGAGCTGTTCGAGGGAGTAAAACCTTTGTTTTAGCTTCTCGAAGGGCTTTTTCTTCGAATTTCAGGGCCGCGCTAATGGCAACACGACCTTCCACTGTTGGGATCAAGCGTAAAGAAGATATCCTTGAGAAAAAGAAGTTAATCTATTTCCAATAAAGCAGTAGAAAGTTTCACTTGTGGGGTTTGTGACGCCTGGGTCCAGGGGAGGTTCGGTAAAAGGTGATCGATCCAACACTTGTGACTACTTTAAAagaaaggaaggaaaaaaaaaaaaaagaaaagaaaagaaaagaaaggagagagagatggAGAGGGAAACTTACATTTGGCAGACCTTCACGATACGTTCTTGTATGGGCACCGACTCTCGCCAACCGGTGAATGGGCCTTGAGCCTGTATGACTTGTCCAACATGTTTCAGCAGCATCTGACTATTGTCGGGTTTAGGCTTATCGGTCGTTGGCATCGGCCCCCCCGCAGCGCCGCTATTTGGCAGATTTGCGGGATTCATTTCGAAACAGTGAATATCAATTCAGCGGAAGGGCAAGATCCGCGAAAATGCGCTTTGAACCTCTTCATTCACCGGAGATACTTCTCGAAACGGGTTTGTAAGAATTTCACGCGTCAGATCGGAGACAGTCGGGGGGAGAAGAGGAACCAGGAGAATTCGAGAGAGGAGCGAATTGTCttggaagagaagagagaggatCGGCCCGTACGACGCGATGTCTGTTCGCCAACAACCTGGGGTGGGGGATTCCCAACCTCGACGTGGAAGGGTTTAGGGAGGTAGGGATGGAGGACGAAGGCAGAGCGGATTTCCACCAGCCCGTTGGAGGGCGGTGGGGTGAGGCTGTAATCGCTCGGAACAAGAGACGGGCGAAACGTGTGTATCGAAGACGCAAGGCGGACGAGTTTGAAGGAGGGCGAAACGAGATGGTTGTgtgagagagggagagagggagagagatagagagagacaAGAGTTAACTAGAGGAGGAGGCGAAGGAAGACAAGCATAGCTGTTTGGACAAGCATTCTGTGTCTGGGGCGGCTAGGTCACAGGCGCACACACCGTGGTTGGAAAGTTACAAGGCACCCCAGACCAAGGAGCAATCAAGGGACGGAATGCGGAGCCCAGGCGGGGAGTCGTCAGGCCGTCACCAAAGAGCTAGAGCCgaagaacaaaaagaaaaataaaaaaaataaaaaaaataaaaataaaagaaaagccTGGCGAGAGTAGGAATGTCGACGATGGGCAGACGAGGTAGAAGAGGGGAGATGAACGAACAAAAACAGATCCGCCTCTTTTGAAGCCGTCCGGGTTGTTCGGTCTGGAGGGTGGTGGTCTGGACGAGGCGCTGCTTTTTTGGTTTCTCGCTGGCCTTCAAGTGTCTTGCCCGCGctgttaactagttaagttATAACTTAACTATTTTGTAACTTGGACTAGTTATGTAATTCGCAGTTCTGCCAGACTGGCGGGCAGCGGGTAAGTTACACGGCCTGACACGTGAAATACGCTGATATCACCCGCCGTCGCCCGCAGTACAGTAAAGCCCGCCCCAGCCCCAGGGCGGCCGTAATGTTACTACATAGCACATTACCCCCgcctttccttcttttccctcccaaaataaaaaaaaaataaaaataaaaataaaataaaaaaaaaaaacaaaaaaataaCAGTACCGCCCAACCCACCccggccaatcacagccCGTCCAGCGTCGCGCCACAGATTAGGCTTAGCCTTCGCTTTGCTGGCACTTCCTGATCTGGACTAGCGCGCTTAGTGATCTGCTCCAGCCGCGGCTGGCTTGCCCTCTCACTGGCTAAAAAAAAGACTGTCGTTCGCTCCTTTTTCCTCTTTCCcatactacggagtacgtaactctgtactccgtactctgaaaaagctattttaaaaacaaagaaaaaaaataaaataataataaataataaataataaataataaaatgTAAACGGTCATCTGGCGAGTGCTGCCTCAGGCTCGCCACCCCGCCCGCATCCGGGTCCTGTGTCAGGTCTAGCATGGCCTGATTGGgtttgttgctgttgcttcAGGTATGGTCTAGTGGCCCTTGCCGCCCTGACATCCAGCCAGCTGAAGTTGCCTTGCCTTGCTGTGACTATAAAGGCATGTCCATCCTCTTCCACTCTTTGTTCTCTTGCTGCTTTCCAGGTGGTTCCTTGCTGCTCCTTCCCCTGCAGCAATGCTAACAGAGACTTACAGCCTTGGTCCATTGGTGATTCACATTGTGTCCCTATCAATGGCAAAATTACCTCATACCAGGGAGACCAAAAGATGCATGGATGGCTCTCTTGAATCATACATCCCCTTCTATTTCTCTGTGCAGCACAGCAAGTTGCTGTGCTTCCTGAGACTGTTCAACCTTGGGCAGGAGGTGATCTGTAGCTTTGTCAGGGTGTGCTGTAGTTTTATCACCCTGCAACCTGCAATGCCATGCTGGGGAGGAACACAGAAAGATTGGCATCTTTGGCTTGAGATTGCATCTGGAAGATGATGGTGGAGAGCTGATGTGCTCACACACATGCACAGCAGCATGTGATGGCATTAGAACAGTGTTCATTTGCTATTTTCTGATCACAGACTGGGTACTGCATCCAATACTTTGTTTCCTGTTGGTGAATCAACTTGGGAGATCAGCATTGGCTTCAAGTGAGGAGCAAGGGTGGAAGAAATGGTCAGGGAGGAAGTGTGGTCATCATGCATTGTTGCCTCCTTTGCAACTTCTTGTCATGTCCTCCGCCTATGCTGTCTCAGCTGGGCTAGATCAAGAAGTTATGCTGTGACAAATTGTCTTAGAGGGTATGCCTCCCGGCCGGACTGCATTGGGTTACATGTGCTTGTTACATCAAGTGGCATTGTGGAGTGGATTTTGACTGGAGAAGAGATGGCATGGGTTCACCTGATGAGGTGCTCTGAAGCAGTGCCCCTTTTTTCCAGGGGAAGGGCTTTGTGAGGGAGTGGGAGCTTCTGCACGCGCCTCCCTATATAGAGGCCCATCTCCGCGTGAAATCATGAGGAGCGATATATCGCACAGGTAGAGTGTGAGTGCATGAGTACACAACACAATGGCTTTGGTTGATCTTGATAACCTCCAGTTCTATTTTCCACCTCCATTGCCTCCGGGCTACAGACCCTCATCACCTGTTATGGGCCACCCGTCCGTGGGCAAGCTCATGCTCAACGGCTCAGATTGCACTGTGCTCTCTACAGCTGCAGTTCCTGTTACTACCCCATCTCCAGAACAGCTGTACACCTCCGAGAGCCTTGACCACTTGCCGCCCTTCCACCCCACACTGGCAAGTCAGGGCTCACCGTGGCAAAAACAACGAGAATTGATGCTGCCCTGGGTGACCTTGAAGGATTTCAACCAGGTGCTAGAGGTGTTTGGAATTGCTAAAATTGAAACTGTTGATCTAACTAGTGATGATCCTACCAGTCAAGCACCCTTGCCCAGCATAAGCTTGCCTAACCTTGAAGGTCCGCTCCTTCTTTTGCACCTCTCCTTATCACTGACGCTCTCCTCTTCTGTGTATACAGACTAATCAGTGACACCTCAGCAGGCGATTTTGATGATAAGAGCTCCTATGTTCCACAGTCACCTGGCATGAACAACAGTGATTCCATGGTATCAACCAGGCTTGCGAGCCTAGCAGGTCTGTTGGACACAACTCTAGATGAGCCACGCAGTGGTAGTCAATGTGAGCACTTCCATGTGTCAAAGTCTCATGCCACTGAGCCTCTATTCTCACATTCTGGTGCAGGCGACCCGGTCACAGTGGGCTCAAGCTGTGATGTTGATGCAGCAGATGCTCAGCTGATGGGCTTCCTGGTGTCTCTGTGCCTTCCTCACCACAGCCAGATACTGACGCTGTTGCTGCCAGTGCTGTTGACAGTCCCGCCCATTTTCCCTGGAAGCAACAGCCAACCAGCCTACAACTGCCAAGGTACCCCAGAGTTGAAGTGGGTCGCGTCCCAAAGGGATGTAGAGTCAAGGTCCTCCATGGCTGGGTAAAGATGTCCACTTCGGCGCCAGGCTAAATGTGTCATTCATTTGAAGCCCTGCCTCCTGACCAACCCACAAGGTGATGGAAATGTCTTGCGCTGGATCTTCAGGAATCAGGGTAGTGAGGCAATCTGTTTTGGACTTGTGTAAATCTCTTTCTAATTGCCATTGGCAACTGGTGCAAACTGCGCCCGAGAGCAAGTCACCCAGAAGTGTAACTTGACTGATTGGAGCCTTCAAATACATGTACTGAATTTCTAGGGATCTGTTAGTAATTTCACTGCATATAGTTGGAATCATGCTTATTATGTCTCCCAGTGTAGACATCTTTGCTCCTCAGATATCCCTCTTCTAAACACATGTGCTTCTGTGGCTGTCCTAACTCATAGTCTTCACGCGGAGATGTTGTAGCCTGTGTCTGCAAGACTACTTTAAGACTAAAAGGATTAGGAGAGTCCAAGTCTTGTTAGCAGTGGGAAAGGCACAGTTCAATGTGTGCTTCAATCAATTATTAGCACCTGGTTAAGGACTTCCAACCAGACAGGAGCAACAAACAGGAGAGGAATTTCATAAATAGATTCTTGTCCTCCAGAATAAAGTCACCAAGCATGACCTTGTTGATGTCATCTCTATATAGAAGCAGTGACAATTCCTGGTGTTACACAAAGTCTGCAACATTTTCAACGAGAAAATCAAAGACATTGGAGGGCAATTCAACCATCTCTCTAACAGTATATAAGAGTTCACAAAGCGTTAATAACAAAGAGTCTAAATTGTGCAGCCGCATTTTCTTTGTTGGTTCATGGGAATTTGCCTAGAACATGAACTTGATGAAATGTTTGATTCTTGTAGCTTGCTGATTTGGAAGTGCTTTATTATTGAGTGCTCTTGCAATAAGCTTTTGGTGGAAGAGAGGACAGTTTGAACAGTGAGTTGTATTTGGAGCTTGGACACAGAGTCAAGCAACTTTGGCAAGTCAATTTCCGAGCCCTGAAGGCGCCAGATATCTTGCCAAAATTCTGTACCATTGAAAACAAGTGCCTGCAGCAAAGGAGAGGACATCTTGGAATGTGTGCACTCAAGCATTTTCAGCAGCAAATGTAATCTGGCGCGAGAGAGGCTATGAGCCATTTTATAGTGCCCAGCGCTCCCCATACCACACCCACCTAACATGTTGCGCCTGTGCGCCGCCTTAGTTTGTGTCACATGAGGCAATAGCAAGAGTCTCTTCTTGATGGATTTGGTGATCAATCTCTTTCTCAACTTGGCCCTACTTATACTAACTACCTATACTACCACTTTAGTTAATGGGGAAGAGTAAAAGGATAGTGGCCTCTCAAGCTATTCCAGCAAAGATGAATTTGTGTTTCAGTCAGAAGTTCCACCTTTGGTTGTTGGTGTTGTGGCTGAAGGTTGTGTGCTAATTTCATCTGACTACCCCTGCCAATGCAGATTTGTTGTGCTCCTACGCGTGCACTAATCTTACTGCTCATAGCTTGTGATAGATATTGACAATGATGAGAATAGTTCTGAAACATCCTACAGCATTAAAGTACTGCATATATATGAGCAATGAGATGTGTCTCTTTGATCACCTTACAAGCATAACTATTTCCCTTTGCAGCCCACTCAACAATGTGCCTGACCAAGCCTTTCAGCCCACATGCATCCTTCAGTCAAGCAACTGAACAAAGATCAGGCCTGTATTGGTGTGAGGCACCATTTCAGAGTTCCCAAATACCAGAAATCTATGTTGAGAAGTGTTGGTCAGCTTGGTCCAAATTCTTTTCTGAAGAAAATCCAGCAACTCCAATCACATCACTATGTGACTTTGCTAGGTGGTTATTCTGCTGCAGCTTTTGATGTTTAACTGAATCTTTGCTATAAACTCACAGAAGATATTATGGATTCAAGCCACTTCTTTCAAGTGATCTATACCCATAGATTTTGTATAACTTGGTCAATTGATTACACTGGAGGAATACACATCAAGATGTATGAGTTTTCCACTGCCTCAAAGAATGAGGCTCGCCTCCAGTCAACCCAGCTTCAAAGTTTGAAGCTGTTGCATGGGAAGGTGCTTCTTGGCCCATGCAACTTGTACAGCATTATAGACCTTGACCATGGATGTTTTCCTTCAAAGCTGTTGAACTTTTCTAGCAGCAATGCTTATAACTATTGCAACCTCTCCAGCACCATAGACAAAAGCAGGGAAATTTCATGGACAAGCCAAATTCCAAAGCACAATGTCAAACTGCTCTGTGAGAGAGAGGTGTGTTGCAagtttctcttgagagagATGGACAAGCAAGTTCGGGCGTCAATTGTTGCGGATTGTGGTGGAAAACCAAAACACACACCACAGCAGTGGCCTCGCATCACAAGGAGTGTGGATGTGTGGGGCAACTATCCAGTGTGGTAGCCATATGCCAAGGACGGTGGGGTAGTGATGTGGCCGTATGTTCGCTTCTTGTAATAGTATATGTTGCCATTCTCCGCAAAAATTGAATCCATTCTTTATACTCCTTTGATGCCTGTCTCGCTCTTCATTAGAGGCttctctcaaaaaaaaaagcatcTATAGGCCCTCCTACTTTGATTCTCTTCCATCGTATGCCTATAGCAATAAGATTCGTCCACCAGCGTAACCACTAGCAAGCAGGCCTCTGCCGCCCTGGCTGTGGAATCCTGTCCATCATAACCACGTTCCCCTCGCGGGGTGCGGTCCGTGCCGTACATCGTACTTTGACTTTTCGGCATCCTAGAATGGGTCTGGATGAGTAAGCTAGCCAACGAGGTCATTGATTGGTTGATTTCATTACCAGCGATCATGCGAAGTGTCCTCACCAAGGAGCGGGTGACCAAGGCTGAGAGAGCGCATGGTTGTCCAGTCCTCCAATTTTCAATCATGAACTTGAAACCTTTGCTTCAAGGCTAACGCTTTCCCTACGGTGACGCACGTACTGTTTTGCCGAGACTCTAGTGCTATTTACCCCGGTCGTTATTCGCAAAGTCGATTCCACCACGTTTCAGGATTGGCGGCACTATGTAAGTAACGAGGAGACGCATCCAACATAATTCTGCTCTCCGGAACGGCTCAATTTTAAGAgttctcttccttcttcgGCGTCGATGCAGTCTCGCATAATAATCGACCCAGATGACCGCCATATGCCTTGTCCGGTGACACCCAACCCATCTTGCAAACGTCGCCGACCCGAGCAAGATCCATTCCACTCATCGCGTCATCAGTTGAAGCGGCAGAAGCTGAGCCAGCCGgcaccagcatattgggaTAATCTATCCAGAATTTGGTTGACCAAAGGCGCGTTAAGCGAATTAGATCAAAGAAACAGCTACCTTGGACCACCCCAAAACCATTATAAGCCTGTTTCTCAACAATCTCGCCTCAAGCTGAAGAAGTGTTGTGGAATTCAGCTTGCTCCTGACCCTCTCTATGATTGCTCCCCTGAGTGCTTAAAACAGATAAAGAGGTTTTCCAGGCTGGGAGGTCCTGGCCTGTCGGACCTTAGAAATGTATGTAACTACAAATCCACTGCGCGCATTACTGCTGACGATTTTAAACCAGTATCCCGAACCTGAACGCATCCTCAAGCGACCAATGGCTTCAAGCAAATCTGACTCCCATGGTAGAAAGCGACGTGCAGGACCTCCGTCATTGAAATCAAGAAATACGAGACACCACAAACACGACAAGTTCCACGCCGTACAGTCGAAACTTTCAACAAAATCTGATTGACCATGGAATATATCCCGACGGGTATGAATACCCTGATGGTCGGATACCAGCAATACCTGATAACTGGAAGGAGATCAATGAAAGATTGGTTCGACCCCGTCCCTCCCTTTCGCCATCAAAGTTCTCTGATGGGGAGTTCCGGAAACTCAAACGAGCAGATACACACGCATCAAAAGAGAAGCCAGTGACAACCACAGTGATTCCAATTATCGAAGGTGATATCGGCGATCCTAAATGTACTGGAGGAGATATCTATTCGGAAATCTTGCCTACTTAACCAATGGCACGCTATCTCAAGCCAAACCAGATCATTTCTATGGTGCGCGTCCTGAGCAGCTCGATCGTCAAATCCGCAAGGATCTTAGCAACCAGATTATTCCGTCAACGCAGGATGACCTTGCCACGGCACCAAACTTCTTTTTGGAGGCAAAAGGCCCTGATGGATCCCTCGCTGTGGCTACGCGGCAAGCTTGCTATTATGGCGCATTAGGGGCCCGAGGCATGCATTCACTTCAGATGTATCGACAAGATAAATTGATCTACGACAACAACGCTTACACTATTACATCGACTTATCATGGTGGTCAACTCAAGCTATATGCTACTCATCTTGCAGAGCCTAGAGGTCCGGGCTGCCGTCCTGAATATATTATGACTCAGCTTGGATCATTTTCCTTGACTGACACATATGACACTTTTCGTCAAGGACTTGCTGCATACCGAAATGCTCGCGATTGGACAAAGGAAATGAGGGACGAATTTATTGCAGTGGCAAACAAACAACTCTCAGATGCTCAATCACAACACCAGACAGCTTCAAGTGTAGCTGTTTCACAGGATTCTGATGCATCGACCATGTCCGATGAAACTGAGTATCAGGATGCGCAATGGAGCTTCGCGGCTCCTATTGAAGGTGGGGAAGAAGAGTTTCAAACTGAAAGCAGAAATCCGAAAAAGCAGAGGGTTGATTCCATAGTTTCTGGTGATCGAGTTAGCAATAATCCCACTGGATGCCCAAACTGAACGGAACCCTTAGGGTACGT includes:
- a CDS encoding uncharacterized protein (EggNog:ENOG410PQCP~COG:S~BUSCO:1036at33183), translated to MNPANLPNSGAAGGPMPTTDKPKPDNSQMLLKHVGQVIQAQGPFTGWRESVPIQERIVKVCQMISSLRLIPTVEGRVAISAALKFEEKALREAKTKVLLPRTALWDQVLTRSWKKKKPDYERECNEKLLQLRDKRQQAIMSQSNPQVGLPINTQATQNQMQHMFPNAMPRPTQGTPMPMQQQQALSAPPNQQPLPQQAFLQNPQARPVSMQLRDDISSLSQKESQYVCHFADQLAQKTSPADMEKIKMNLQNMTADQRQFLNRKGLTPMQYFFRCQALKTLRKHRQAMGMANPQTMNLDAANTAGGERMMTTHQRQLSQPSMSFQGSPAMPMAGLDPSFSGNVDHVQPQQVDALRSQESGQPAMSAHNPQMMSHPPFGSQQGAFQGPHPNVNRTNMNAAMMAQQHRQNLQNAQQDKLQHAAHFQAQSDAQARAQAAAKAQRAISSQANPQIPQSMPQQNPAVSMMNRPGAPVQVPQGGMGPQGRPYARPGGMGQNNQNPMQTPRPPIPPGLPQNVQNHLAQLPPEQVNGVLQNYRRAMANNPAMLRQNHGVPVQPPIPDSAQMAQVPSSNMVNDPNMRASMGMHYPLMNMGGMQPQPGLQGQQFPMQKPNQPFLGYPQPPDPRLEYLQQRSSTFTMNEDQLREMDKVPFPFAIFNSNPAVAQALPKNLKTWGQLKMWASKNPQALGEISVDRLAMLQKLHFGQMLSARREAANRAMGQPTAAPPVGMDQSGLRQPHFGPQHMHQQLPGQPQVPHGMPVMRPITANDIHMARQKLGAHVEKLSDDALRVLLEKSRHKQYMTQAARNREAAQALAAQSMNQVPTPGQIPVPTQPPQHIPTTQAQPQVSQPTSAPGMPSMDSKSGPQNVANTARAAAVKPSPKSLKRPSVPDTENKAPVPHQPQVPTVPLGGGGGGGGGQPPQASPAQSTRESMAAMSQQQRPQWEAHLRRQQAQPRISKDAADEAWARLPEPLKQMYAELVRNDNAVVPVAMTSAQKAAVTQQLRENTYMLSRMDTLVQWISKFPGQEKNVRTLLQMRMLLMKQFKGPDWTLADHFTIASDYLANAIAHIKKWFAEMISRVQSSRLSQTSSRTAAVQPGITQQASPKGPTPLNASNLQQLEQQEAALQRARKAAQTIPPAPTTVQPPFPLGATSPQGVPRVYGPTSVTQESLTLPPPKRRKPNQAAAKAPAKSAEQRSPAVKAETPAAPEAKRPVSVPKDTFKCSIVECKYHIKGFPSQAALDNHVNEEHKPEEPITNALDFAIESYRKGLGLDKADEKPLDANEQRPRDSATLGGKAQQPSKPGMSITPSSSQPMAQTSSLAGAKSISPSSLQRKPSQMSSAKEHQATSAELKRVPSKDAKKPPGNTAETGLSPPAAKDPWEDSPTSLEAIRSTFGELAEQSFFDVGWDRVDELLLSDAFTAMRSKDTPQSTDASAVTQTPQDSDVSKDEDLDMVMDMDDSWALPEWVNLPDDLEGSLYMNEPWEPIDWDAVVAGELEPGRAPGEDLVYSV
- a CDS encoding uncharacterized protein (EggNog:ENOG410Q5E0), whose translation is MALVDLDNLQFYFPPPLPPGYRPSSPVMGHPSVGKLMLNGSDCTVLSTAAVPVTTPSPEQLYTSESLDHLPPFHPTLASQGSPWQKQRELMLPWVTLKDFNQVLEVFGIAKIETVDLTSDDPTSQAPLPSISLPNLEGDFDDKSSYVPQSPGMNNSDSMVSTRLASLAGLLDTTLDEPRSGSQCDPVTVGSSCDVDAADAQLMGFLVSLCLPHHSQILTLLLPVLLTVPPIFPGSNSQPAYNCQGTPELKWVASQRDVESRSSMAG
- a CDS encoding uncharacterized protein (EggNog:ENOG410PHZP~COG:S) → MYWRRYLFGNLAYLTNGTLSQAKPDHFYGARPEQLDRQIRKDLSNQIIPSTQDDLATAPNFFLEAKGPDGSLAVATRQACYYGALGARGMHSLQMYRQDKLIYDNNAYTITSTYHGGQLKLYATHLAEPRGPGCRPEYIMTQLGSFSLTDTYDTFRQGLAAYRNARDWTKEMRDEFIAVANKQLSDAQSQHQTASSVAVSQDSDASTMSDETEYQDAQWSFAAPIEGGEEEFQTESRNPKKQRVDSIVSGDRVSNNPTGCPN